CCCGTCACCTTCCACATGCCGACCGCCGCCCTGCCGGACTCGGTCGACGCCCGGACCCCCAACGACGACGACCCCGGCCAGGAGGCACGGTGAGCGACACGACGCCCGCACCCGTCGACGACGAGGTCGCCTTCCCGGACGCCTCCGGCGTGCCCGACCCGGCGCCCCACGACGAGCTCGACGAACGCGACGAGAGCACCTTCGCCCTGTTCGAGGGCGACGAGGGCCGCCTCGACGAGCCCCAGCGCCGCGCCCTCGTGGCGCTCCTCCGGCACCCCTACGTCAGCGCGCGGACCCACACCGACGAGTGGCGAGCCGTCCTCGACGCCGAGCACCAGCTGCGGTCGCGGCTGAACGACCTGTTCCTCGAGCTGCACGTGGACCGGGACCGCGAGGTCGCCTTCAAGCGCCAGGCCCGGTCGGAGAGCACCCGCCGCGGGTTCCCGACGCTGCTCCGCGACGCCCCGTACACGCGTGAGGAGACGATCATCCTCGTCTACCTGCGGATGCGGTTGCGCGCCGACGCCCGACCAGGGCCCGACCAGGTCGTCGTCGACCGGTCCGAGATCCTCGGGCACGTGTCCGGCTTCCGCCCGGCGACGGCGACCGACCGCACCCGCGACGAGGCCCGCGTCGCCAAGGCCGTCGAGCGACTCGTCACGGCCAGGGTCCTGCTGAAGACCACCGACCCCGACCGCTTCCGGGTCGCGAGCGTCGTCGAGGTCCTGCTCCCCCTGGAGCGCCTCGTGGAGCTCGACACCTGGCTGCGGAACGCGACCAGCGGCGGCGGCGAGCCGACCGACGGGGCCGGGACGGGCCTCCCGGCCGATGCCGGCGACCCGGAGACCGACGCGGACGCCGAGGCGGACGACAACGAGGAGGACCGCGCGTGAGCACCGTCGACGTCGACACCACCGGCATCCCGGCCCTGTTCGACACCGTCGCGCAGTGGCGTGCCGAGTCGATGCAGGTCGTGAA
The sequence above is drawn from the Curtobacterium sp. L6-1 genome and encodes:
- a CDS encoding DUF4194 domain-containing protein produces the protein MSDTTPAPVDDEVAFPDASGVPDPAPHDELDERDESTFALFEGDEGRLDEPQRRALVALLRHPYVSARTHTDEWRAVLDAEHQLRSRLNDLFLELHVDRDREVAFKRQARSESTRRGFPTLLRDAPYTREETIILVYLRMRLRADARPGPDQVVVDRSEILGHVSGFRPATATDRTRDEARVAKAVERLVTARVLLKTTDPDRFRVASVVEVLLPLERLVELDTWLRNATSGGGEPTDGAGTGLPADAGDPETDADAEADDNEEDRA